One window of Papaver somniferum cultivar HN1 chromosome 9, ASM357369v1, whole genome shotgun sequence genomic DNA carries:
- the LOC113308645 gene encoding uncharacterized protein LOC113308645, producing MFRSLFYKLGGTLRKQLINGESSSSSFAPTAKYYLFTSQNKNVLIKNSRVNSIYSSFSTATAAATADGNVTSSSSSNSFVVSYLIKSCGLSENQAIPASKKLKFKTTTKPDSVLKLLTAYGFTEPHISKLINRDPSILLSNPNETLKPKLDFFKSKGLSEIDLADFISSSPAILKRALSKEIIPSFDALKSIVQSDENVNQMIKRDAWIISADRVKRVMVNVDLLRNEGVPEANIIKYIILHPKVFTANRFVENLEKVKEMGFNHLEIKFFKAVYMLTQMSEASWRNKVEVFEKCGGWSEDQIQSAFRKDPKCFKASENKIMAVVNFLVHEMDYDSSIVVENPIVFCCSLQDKIIPRCSVIKVLVSRGLIKENISLTTLCEDESFLEKFVNKYEQQVPGLMKVFERQLNYQELLQN from the coding sequence ATGTTTCGATCTCTGTTTTACAAATTGGGTGGAACTCTGAGAAAGCAGCTCATCAATGgagaatcttcttcttcatcatttgcaCCAACAGCTAAGTATTATCTTTTTACATCACAAAATAAAAATGTTCTAATTAAAAATTCTAGGGTTAATTCTATTTACTCCTCCTTCTctactgctactgctgctgctactgctgatgGTAATgttacttcatcttcttcttcgaattCATTTGTGGTTTCTTATTTGATTAAGTCGTGTGGATTATCTGAAAATCAAGCAATTCCTGCTTCTAAAaaactcaaattcaaaaccaCAACCAAACCAGATTCAGTCTTAAAATTGCTGACAGCATATGGATTTACTGAACCCCACATTTCCAAGCTAATCAATAGGGATCCATCCATCCTCTTGTCCAATCCTAATGAAACCCTTAAACCCAAACTAGATTTCTTCAAATCAAAAGGGCTTTCTGAAATTGACCTTGCCGACTTCATCTCAAGTTCCCCAGCAATACTGAAGCGAGCCTTAAGTAAAGAAATTATTCCTTCATTTGATGCACTTAAGAGCATTGTTCAGTCTGATGAAAACGTCAATCAAATGATTAAACGAGATGCGTGGATTATCAGTGCGGACCGAGTTAAAAGAGTGATGGTAAATGTAGATCTTTTGAGAAATGAAGGTGTTCCTGAAGCCAATATTATTAAGTATATAATCCTACATCCAAAAGTATTTACGGCGAATAGATTTGTAGAAAACCTAGAAAAGGTTAAAGAAATGGGTTTTAATCATTTGGAAATCAAATTTTTTAAAGCTGTGTATATGCTGACACAAATGAGTGAAGCTAGTTGGAGAAACAAAGTGGAAGTTTTCGAGAAATGTGGGGGTTGGTCTGAGGATCAAATTCAATCAGCATTCAGGAAGGATCCTAAGTGTTTTAAGGCCTCTGAGAACAAGATTATGGCGGTTGTGAATTTCCTTGTGCATGAAATGGATTATGATTCATCAATAGTTGTTGAGAACCCAATAGTTTTTTGTTGTAGTTTGCAGGACAAGATTATCCCAAGGTGTTCTGTTATCAAGGTTTTGGTCTCCAGGGGTTTGATTAAAGAAAACATTTCTCTAACTACACTTTGTGAAGATGAGTCTTTCTTGGAGAAATTTGTGAATAAATATGAGCAACAAGTTCCTGGACTAATGAAGGTATTTGAACGTCAATTGAATTACCAAGAGCTGCTACAGAACTGA